The following proteins come from a genomic window of Tepidisphaeraceae bacterium:
- a CDS encoding phytanoyl-CoA dioxygenase family protein codes for MNASVTTERPTTEIFTPQQLQQFRRDGFIAARQLFSSAEIAEIRETFMDAAKDGPIDGLSEIRRGKVDGNNGGYDPADPLAFYPRMMHPHLHDEKSVGKVALKYLLDARLEAALTALLQDEPVAVQSMFYFKPPGARGQALHQDNFYLRVSPGTCMAAWVAVDDADEENGGMMCVPETSDLDIACPEKADPARFFTTDHVSPPAGKEPQIVRLKAGDVLFFNGSVIHGSNPNTSKDRFRRSLIFHYVPRNAQELSHWYKRPLTFRGEVLEIAQATGGGPCGTLEASMGAVH; via the coding sequence ATGAACGCTTCCGTGACAACCGAGCGTCCGACCACCGAAATCTTCACGCCCCAGCAGTTGCAGCAGTTCCGTCGCGATGGCTTCATCGCGGCGCGGCAGCTCTTCAGCAGCGCCGAGATCGCCGAGATCCGTGAGACGTTCATGGACGCGGCTAAGGACGGGCCGATCGATGGCCTGAGCGAGATTCGCCGCGGCAAGGTGGACGGCAACAACGGTGGCTACGACCCTGCCGACCCGCTGGCGTTTTACCCGCGCATGATGCATCCCCACCTGCACGACGAGAAGTCCGTGGGCAAGGTGGCGCTGAAGTACCTGCTCGACGCCCGGCTGGAGGCCGCGCTGACGGCCCTTTTGCAGGACGAACCGGTGGCCGTGCAGAGCATGTTCTACTTCAAGCCGCCCGGCGCGCGGGGGCAGGCGCTGCATCAGGACAACTTTTACCTGCGCGTGTCGCCGGGCACATGCATGGCGGCCTGGGTGGCGGTGGACGACGCCGACGAGGAGAACGGCGGCATGATGTGCGTGCCGGAGACCAGCGACCTCGACATCGCCTGCCCGGAGAAGGCTGACCCCGCGCGCTTCTTCACGACCGACCACGTGTCGCCCCCGGCCGGTAAGGAGCCGCAAATCGTGCGGTTGAAGGCCGGTGACGTGCTGTTCTTCAACGGCAGCGTGATCCACGGGTCGAATCCCAACACCAGCAAGGACCGCTTCCGCCGATCGCTGATCTTCCACTACGTACCGCGCAACGCGCAGGAGCTGTCGCATTGGTACAAGCGCCCCCTGACCTTCCGCGGTGAAGTGCTCGAGATCGCCCAAGCGACCGGTGGTGGGCCGTGCGGCACGCTGGAAGCCAGCATGGGCGCGGTTCACTAG
- a CDS encoding ABC transporter ATP-binding protein, protein MSQTPENIQTRSSMWRFFAYVRDYRALLALAIFAGFGKFALNYTFPWLIGSAIDHVIQPLNPATWEERTQWLWLLIGLGVVLSIAHAISHFARGHLSAKLGNRIIRDLRQDLFDHLHRLSLHFYAKERTGSIVSRIITDIQTASQIINGGLLNLALDVFNLAIGLWLIFGINWKLALATLAIMPLYGVLFRKLNPRVKTASARVQSQISMISGNVQERLAGIALVKTYAAEKREAERFREDTEEHLDRVMTQSNLSQLVSACSEGLIHIGQTIVIGYGGWLAITGEITAGEVVKFLGYLAVMYLPVRRFAEINVIWQTSLSAIDRVFEVFDITPKIVEKPDAPRVSPSRGEVRFENVSFDYDDDSDETRIQLEETARDLPPPKPRNHPVLANIVLNVAPGERIALVGPSGSGKTTLVSLLPRLYDVKAGRLVIDGLDVRDYRLRKLRKAIGIVQQDSFLFSGSIRENIAYGRPDATDEQILAATRAANAHEFIERLPDGYDSRMGERGVALSGGQRQRVSIARAILKDPRILILDEATSALDSQSESLVQQALERLMQDRTCLIIAHRLSTVRNADRIVVLEAGHIVEIGNHVDLLARGGLYAKLVRQQFGNAGDVDPAADARNWKPTHGIVAP, encoded by the coding sequence ATGTCCCAAACGCCCGAGAACATCCAGACGCGCTCGTCCATGTGGCGATTCTTCGCCTACGTGCGCGACTACCGTGCGCTGTTGGCCCTGGCCATCTTCGCCGGCTTTGGCAAGTTCGCGCTGAACTACACCTTCCCGTGGCTCATCGGTTCGGCGATCGACCACGTCATTCAACCGCTCAACCCCGCGACGTGGGAGGAGCGCACGCAATGGCTCTGGCTGCTGATCGGGTTGGGCGTCGTGCTGTCGATCGCCCATGCGATCTCACACTTCGCGCGCGGGCACCTGTCGGCCAAGCTGGGCAACCGCATTATTCGTGATTTGCGGCAAGACCTGTTCGACCACCTGCATCGACTGTCGCTGCACTTCTACGCCAAGGAGCGCACCGGCAGCATCGTCAGCCGGATCATCACCGACATTCAGACCGCCTCGCAGATCATCAACGGTGGGCTGCTGAACCTGGCGCTGGACGTCTTCAACCTCGCGATCGGCCTGTGGCTGATCTTCGGCATCAACTGGAAGCTGGCGCTGGCGACGCTGGCGATCATGCCGTTGTACGGCGTGCTGTTCCGCAAGCTGAACCCGCGCGTGAAGACCGCCTCGGCGCGCGTGCAGAGCCAGATCAGCATGATCAGCGGCAACGTGCAGGAACGGCTCGCCGGCATCGCGCTCGTGAAGACCTACGCCGCCGAGAAGCGCGAGGCCGAACGCTTCCGTGAGGATACCGAGGAACACCTCGACCGCGTGATGACCCAGAGCAACCTCTCACAACTGGTGAGCGCCTGCAGCGAGGGGTTGATCCACATCGGCCAGACGATCGTCATCGGCTACGGTGGCTGGCTGGCGATCACCGGTGAGATCACCGCTGGCGAGGTGGTGAAGTTCCTCGGTTACCTCGCCGTCATGTACCTGCCCGTGCGGCGGTTCGCCGAGATCAACGTGATCTGGCAGACCAGCTTGTCGGCGATCGACCGCGTGTTCGAGGTCTTCGACATCACGCCGAAGATCGTCGAGAAACCCGACGCCCCGCGCGTGAGCCCCTCGCGCGGCGAGGTGCGCTTCGAGAACGTCAGCTTCGACTACGACGACGACAGCGACGAGACGCGCATCCAACTCGAGGAAACTGCCCGCGACTTGCCGCCCCCCAAGCCGCGCAACCACCCGGTGCTGGCCAACATCGTGCTGAACGTGGCGCCGGGCGAGCGCATCGCGCTGGTGGGGCCCAGCGGGTCGGGCAAGACGACGCTCGTCTCGCTGCTGCCGCGCCTGTACGACGTGAAGGCCGGCCGGCTGGTGATCGACGGGCTGGACGTGCGCGACTACCGTCTGCGCAAGCTGCGCAAGGCGATCGGCATCGTGCAGCAGGACAGCTTCCTCTTCTCCGGCAGCATCCGCGAGAACATCGCCTACGGCCGGCCCGACGCCACCGACGAGCAGATCCTCGCCGCCACCCGCGCCGCCAACGCCCACGAGTTCATCGAGCGCCTGCCCGACGGCTACGACAGCCGCATGGGCGAGCGCGGCGTGGCACTATCGGGTGGACAGCGCCAGCGCGTCAGCATCGCGCGGGCGATTCTAAAGGACCCGCGCATCCTCATCCTCGACGAGGCCACCAGCGCGCTCGACAGCCAGAGCGAATCGCTAGTCCAGCAGGCGCTGGAACGGCTGATGCAGGACCGCACCTGCTTGATCATCGCCCACCGCCTCAGCACGGTGCGCAACGCCGACCGCATCGTTGTGTTGGAGGCCGGCCACATCGTCGAGATCGGCAACCACGTCGACCTGCTCGCCCGCGGCGGCCTGTACGCCAAACTCGTCCGCCAACAGTTCGGCAACGCCGGCGACGTCGACCCCGCCGCCGACGCCCGCAACTGGAAACCAACCCACGGCATCGTCGCCCCGTAG
- the araC gene encoding arabinose operon transcriptional regulator AraC, with product MASKAVERDVTYHRTVTDLYPGHLREGAGYYAYRPDGTADWLMIYTVAGRGRFGHAGGDAIAKHGDVTLLRPGTLHDYGVEEALQQWELLWVHFHPRAAWLEWLGWPEDAPGLMTLRLGSDAVSHRVRQRFVDMNALYVGPHRHARHLAMNALEEIVLTCDGVNPLTQQVKIDARIRDAMEHVARHLADRHTVEDLAEVGGLSVSRLAHLFREQTGRTPQQFVETQRINRATQLLELSGKSIKEIAHELGFENPFYFTLRFKKHVGVSPKAYRQQRKMEATGASGS from the coding sequence ATGGCCAGCAAAGCGGTCGAACGCGACGTGACGTATCACCGGACGGTGACGGACCTGTATCCCGGTCACCTGCGCGAGGGTGCCGGTTATTACGCTTATCGGCCCGACGGCACCGCCGACTGGCTGATGATCTACACCGTCGCCGGTCGCGGCCGGTTCGGGCATGCTGGCGGCGACGCGATCGCTAAGCACGGCGACGTCACGCTCCTACGGCCCGGCACGCTGCACGACTACGGGGTCGAGGAGGCGCTGCAGCAGTGGGAGCTGCTGTGGGTTCACTTTCACCCGCGGGCGGCGTGGTTGGAATGGCTGGGATGGCCTGAAGATGCGCCCGGGCTGATGACCCTTCGCCTCGGCAGCGATGCGGTGTCCCATCGAGTACGACAGCGCTTCGTCGACATGAACGCGCTCTACGTCGGCCCGCACCGCCATGCCCGGCACCTGGCCATGAACGCGCTGGAGGAGATCGTACTGACGTGCGACGGCGTCAACCCGCTCACCCAGCAGGTCAAGATCGACGCCCGCATTCGCGACGCCATGGAACACGTCGCGCGACACCTGGCTGATCGCCACACGGTCGAAGACCTGGCCGAGGTCGGTGGGCTATCGGTGTCGCGGCTGGCGCACCTGTTCCGCGAGCAGACCGGCCGCACGCCGCAGCAGTTTGTGGAAACGCAGCGCATCAACCGCGCCACGCAGTTGCTGGAACTCAGCGGCAAGAGCATCAAGGAGATCGCCCACGAATTGGGCTTCGAAAACCCGTTCTACTTCACGCTGCGTTTTAAGAAGCACGTCGGCGTCAGCCCGAAGGCGTACCGCCAGCAGCGCAAGATGGAGGCGACGGGGGCAAGCGGGAGCTGA
- a CDS encoding DUF1080 domain-containing protein yields MNAPNTLSADETAAGFRLLFDGRTTAGWRGYRQEEIYPHWRVVDDALMFHPEPNPQYGHDIISVDQFRNFEFRIEWRLQEGGNSGIMYHVRETDDRPYMTGPEYQLLDNDRHGDARNGLDRHTGACYALYAPTEPASAPIGTWNRTTIIVDGGDVQHVLNDRTVCTYTLGSADWQQRITGTKFADWQGFAAERNGHICLQDHLDPVAFRNIRIRTW; encoded by the coding sequence ATGAACGCTCCCAACACGCTATCTGCCGACGAGACCGCCGCGGGCTTTCGCTTGCTGTTTGATGGCCGGACCACCGCCGGGTGGCGCGGCTACCGGCAGGAGGAGATCTACCCGCACTGGCGCGTGGTCGACGATGCGCTGATGTTCCACCCCGAGCCGAACCCGCAGTACGGGCACGACATCATCAGCGTCGACCAGTTTCGCAACTTCGAGTTTCGCATCGAGTGGAGGCTGCAGGAGGGGGGCAACAGCGGCATTATGTACCACGTGCGCGAGACGGACGACCGGCCGTACATGACCGGGCCGGAGTATCAGTTGCTGGACAACGACCGGCACGGCGACGCCCGTAACGGTCTCGATCGCCACACCGGGGCGTGCTATGCGCTCTACGCCCCCACGGAGCCCGCCAGCGCGCCGATCGGCACGTGGAACCGGACGACGATCATCGTCGATGGCGGTGACGTGCAGCACGTGCTGAACGACCGCACCGTCTGCACGTACACGCTGGGCTCGGCCGACTGGCAGCAGCGCATCACCGGCACGAAGTTCGCCGATTGGCAGGGATTTGCCGCCGAGCGCAACGGTCACATCTGCCTGCAGGACCACCTGGATCCCGTCGCGTTCCGCAACATCCGCATCCGCACGTGGTGA